One segment of Paraburkholderia sp. PREW-6R DNA contains the following:
- a CDS encoding ligase-associated DNA damage response exonuclease produces the protein MASDIANATDLVIARPEGLYCPPGDFYIDPWRPVERAVITHAHSDHARFGHQHYLASQAGANVLLSRLPGITLQTLRYGERLAINGTVVSLHPAGHVLGSSQVRIEHAGRVWVASGDYKLDADPTCDPFEPVRCDTFITESTFGLPIYRWDPPHTVFDGVDSWWRHNAAEGRASVLFCYSFGKAQRVLASVDAAIGPIFCHGAVEPLNLAYREAGVALPPVRPVSEIALKDKAAFREALIVAPPSAQGSAWMRRFGDYSDAFASGWMRLRGARRRRGVDRGFVLSDHADWPSLQTAIQATGAARVIVTHGSVEPMVRWLREQGLQAGAFETQYGDDTVEADAAGGEENTALVPVTASDA, from the coding sequence ATGGCGTCTGATATTGCCAATGCAACGGACCTCGTCATCGCGCGTCCGGAAGGCTTGTACTGCCCGCCGGGCGATTTCTACATCGACCCATGGCGGCCGGTCGAGCGCGCAGTGATCACGCATGCGCACTCCGATCATGCGCGTTTCGGGCATCAGCACTATCTCGCATCACAGGCGGGTGCCAACGTGCTTTTATCGCGCCTGCCAGGCATCACGCTGCAAACGCTGCGTTACGGCGAACGGCTCGCGATCAATGGGACGGTCGTGTCGCTGCATCCCGCCGGGCACGTGCTCGGCTCTTCGCAAGTACGGATCGAGCACGCGGGGCGCGTGTGGGTTGCCTCGGGCGACTACAAGCTCGATGCCGATCCGACCTGCGACCCGTTCGAGCCGGTGCGCTGCGATACGTTCATCACCGAATCGACATTCGGTCTGCCGATTTACCGCTGGGACCCGCCGCACACTGTGTTCGACGGTGTGGACTCGTGGTGGCGTCATAACGCCGCCGAGGGCCGTGCTTCAGTGCTGTTCTGCTATTCGTTCGGCAAGGCGCAGCGCGTGCTGGCGAGCGTGGACGCGGCCATTGGTCCGATCTTCTGTCACGGCGCGGTCGAGCCGCTGAACCTCGCCTATCGGGAAGCCGGCGTGGCGCTGCCGCCGGTGCGCCCCGTCAGCGAAATTGCGTTGAAAGACAAGGCGGCGTTTCGTGAGGCGCTGATCGTCGCGCCGCCGTCCGCCCAGGGCAGCGCGTGGATGCGGCGTTTCGGCGACTACAGCGATGCATTCGCGTCCGGCTGGATGCGCCTGCGCGGCGCACGGCGCAGGCGTGGCGTGGATCGCGGTTTCGTGCTGTCCGATCATGCGGACTGGCCGAGCCTGCAAACCGCGATCCAAGCCACCGGAGCGGCTCGCGTGATCGTCACGCATGGTTCGGTCGAACCGATGGTGCGCTGGCTAAGGGAGCAGGGATTGCAGGCCGGCGCATTTGAAACACAATACGGTGATGACACGGTCGAGGCCGACGCCGCCGGCGGCGAGGAAAACACGGCCCTCGTGCCCGTCACGGCGAGCGACGCATGA